A single genomic interval of Streptococcus suis harbors:
- a CDS encoding NADPH-dependent FMN reductase has translation MKLLGLVGTNSARSTNRKLLQYIEQHFADKADIELVEIKELPIFNKPANRELPEIVKELVAKIEAADGVIIGTPEYDHSIPAVLMNALAWVSYGVYPLLNKPVMITGASYGTLGSSRAQLQLRQILNAPELKATVLPDEFLLSHSLQAFDANGELIDLETSQKLDAIFDDFRLFVTMTGKLSNAKKLLQKEAENFDWENL, from the coding sequence ATGAAACTTCTAGGACTGGTCGGAACAAACTCCGCTCGCTCAACCAACCGCAAACTCTTGCAGTACATTGAACAGCACTTCGCTGATAAGGCAGATATCGAACTGGTTGAAATCAAGGAACTCCCAATATTCAATAAACCAGCCAATCGAGAATTACCAGAAATTGTCAAAGAATTGGTCGCAAAAATTGAGGCTGCTGATGGAGTCATCATCGGAACTCCCGAATATGACCACTCTATTCCAGCTGTCCTTATGAATGCCCTTGCTTGGGTATCATACGGTGTCTATCCACTATTAAACAAACCAGTTATGATTACTGGTGCTTCTTATGGAACACTTGGTTCCTCTCGTGCCCAACTACAGCTACGTCAAATTCTCAACGCTCCTGAACTCAAGGCCACTGTCTTGCCAGATGAATTTTTATTGTCACATTCCTTGCAAGCCTTTGATGCCAATGGGGAGCTCATTGATTTAGAAACTAGTCAAAAACTGGATGCCATCTTTGATGACTTCCGCCTCTTTGTCACCATGACTGGCAAGCTGTCTAACGCAAAAAAATTACTCCAAAAAGAAGCTGAAAACTTCGATTGGGAAAACCTGTAA
- a CDS encoding YbaN family protein, translating into MQRIFYLVFGFVSLMLGVIGIVLPIVPTTPFLLLAGFCFARSSKRFEKWLHNTKIYQFYVADYVETKSISRKRKRQIIWQIYLLMAISIWLAPILLVKIGLGLLTIFITYYLFWVIPEK; encoded by the coding sequence ATGCAGAGAATATTCTATCTAGTATTTGGTTTTGTTAGTTTGATGCTTGGTGTCATTGGGATTGTTTTGCCGATAGTTCCGACAACCCCTTTTTTACTTTTAGCTGGTTTTTGCTTTGCGAGAAGTTCAAAAAGGTTTGAAAAATGGCTACACAATACAAAAATTTATCAATTTTACGTAGCTGATTACGTTGAGACCAAATCCATTTCCCGTAAACGAAAAAGGCAAATTATCTGGCAAATTTACTTACTCATGGCAATTTCTATCTGGCTGGCTCCTATTTTATTGGTCAAAATAGGACTGGGACTATTAACAATCTTCATCACTTACTATTTGTTTTGGGTCATACCGGAGAAATAA
- a CDS encoding virulence RhuM family protein: MKELQFLIYRAENDQEKASVIVSDETIWASQKEMARLFDVGVPAISKHLKNIFEEGELDEHSVISKMETTASDGKNYLTSYYNLDAIISVGYRVNSQKATKFRQWATTVLREYMIKGFAMDDERLKQGENLLEKDYFRELLERVRSIRASERRIWLQITDIFAEIAIDYDANSLMTKQFYAHVQNKFHYAITGKTAAEIIYEKADHSKANMGLVTWKNSPDGRILQSDALVAKNYLNEKEIRSLERSISGYFDYLERQIEQGKTQTMQDLADSIDRFLAFQDYELLEGHGQITRQVAKEKARSEYAVFNKTQKINSDFEKLLEDLSSK, translated from the coding sequence ATGAAGGAATTACAATTTTTAATTTACCGAGCAGAAAACGATCAAGAAAAGGCTAGTGTCATTGTCAGCGATGAGACGATTTGGGCCAGTCAAAAGGAAATGGCAAGATTGTTTGATGTTGGTGTACCAGCTATCAGCAAACATTTGAAAAATATTTTTGAAGAAGGCGAACTAGATGAGCATTCAGTTATTTCCAAAATGGAAACAACTGCAAGTGATGGTAAAAATTATCTAACTAGTTATTACAATCTCGATGCCATCATTTCCGTCGGTTACCGTGTCAATTCTCAAAAGGCTACTAAGTTTAGGCAGTGGGCAACGACTGTACTTCGAGAATACATGATTAAAGGTTTTGCCATGGATGATGAGCGTTTGAAGCAAGGCGAAAACTTGTTGGAAAAAGACTATTTTCGTGAGCTTTTAGAACGAGTTCGTTCTATCCGTGCTAGTGAACGACGAATTTGGTTGCAAATCACAGATATTTTTGCAGAGATTGCGATTGATTATGATGCCAATAGCTTGATGACCAAGCAATTCTATGCACATGTGCAAAATAAATTTCATTATGCGATTACAGGTAAAACTGCTGCAGAAATTATTTATGAAAAGGCAGACCATAGCAAAGCAAACATGGGTTTGGTAACCTGGAAAAACTCTCCAGATGGACGTATCTTGCAATCCGATGCTCTTGTTGCTAAAAACTATCTGAACGAAAAGGAAATTCGTTCACTGGAACGCAGTATTTCAGGTTACTTTGACTATCTGGAGCGACAAATTGAGCAAGGAAAGACTCAGACCATGCAAGATTTAGCAGATAGCATTGACCGATTTTTAGCCTTCCAAGATTATGAACTCTTGGAGGGACATGGTCAGATTACAAGGCAGGTAGCCAAGGAAAAAGCTCGGTCAGAATATGCAGTTTTTAATAAAACCCAAAAGATAAACTCTGATTTTGAAAAATTACTTGAAGATTTATCCTCAAAATAA
- the tnpB gene encoding IS66 family insertion sequence element accessory protein TnpB (TnpB, as the term is used for proteins encoded by IS66 family insertion elements, is considered an accessory protein, since TnpC, encoded by a neighboring gene, is a DDE family transposase.): MTIQLSDLGQVYLVCGKTDMRQGIDSLAYLIKSQFNLDPFSGQVYLFCGGRKDRFKALYWDGQGFWLLYKRFENGKLTWPNNEEEVKALTSEQVDWLMKGFSIIPKINVSKSRDFY, translated from the coding sequence ATGACCATCCAACTCAGTGATTTAGGTCAAGTTTACTTGGTCTGTGGAAAAACAGATATGCGTCAGGGAATTGATTCCCTGGCCTATCTTATCAAAAGTCAGTTCAACCTGGATCCCTTCTCCGGTCAGGTCTATCTCTTCTGCGGAGGTCGAAAAGACCGGTTCAAAGCTCTTTATTGGGATGGACAGGGATTTTGGTTATTGTATAAACGTTTTGAAAATGGGAAATTGACCTGGCCAAACAATGAAGAAGAGGTCAAGGCTCTAACTTCCGAGCAAGTCGACTGGCTCATGAAAGGATTTTCTATCATTCCAAAAATAAATGTTTCAAAAAGTCGTGATTTCTATTGA
- a CDS encoding transposase, producing the protein MSSLEKIIETQSKTIEMMANELILLREQVDYLRQKLYGKSSEKVVYQPGQLSLFGEESLPEEEADLPS; encoded by the coding sequence ATGTCATCACTAGAAAAAATTATTGAAACACAGTCAAAAACGATAGAGATGATGGCTAATGAACTCATTCTCCTTCGAGAACAGGTTGACTATCTGAGACAGAAACTCTACGGAAAATCATCAGAGAAGGTCGTATATCAACCAGGTCAGCTGAGCTTGTTTGGGGAGGAAAGTCTCCCTGAAGAAGAAGCTGACTTACCCAGTTGA
- a CDS encoding IS66-like element short variant transposase: MGRKVSLKKKLTYPVETETITYKRKKAKGVRQAIFSQFTPEIVHHELQGEDCTCPDCHGQLKEIGSTVQRQELVFIPAQLKRIDHVQHAYKCQACSQKNLSDKIIKAPVPKAPLAHSLGSASIIAHTIHQKFNLKVPNYRQEEDWHKLGLPISRKEIANWHIKSSQYYFEPIYNLLHEKLLEQPILHADETSYKVLENDSQLTYYWTFLSGKHEKNGITLYHHDKRRSGLVVEEFLGDYAGYVHCDMWSAYRQLDKAQLVGCWAHVRRKFFEATPKKTDNTSLGAKGLAYCDRLFALESDWADLSTEERLHKRQTELTPLMDEFFYWCREQAVLPASKLGTAIEYSLKYETTFRAVLSDGDLVLSNNMAERAMKTLVMGRKNWLFSQSFEGAKSTAVILSLLETAKRHGLDAEKYMTYLLEHLPNEESLAKKEVLEAYLPWDKNIKRACK; this comes from the coding sequence TTGGGGAGGAAAGTCTCCCTGAAGAAGAAGCTGACTTACCCAGTTGAAACGGAGACCATCACCTATAAACGCAAGAAAGCTAAGGGAGTTCGTCAGGCTATTTTCAGCCAGTTCACTCCAGAGATTGTGCATCACGAATTGCAGGGCGAAGACTGCACTTGTCCAGACTGTCATGGTCAGCTGAAAGAGATTGGCTCAACTGTTCAACGACAAGAGTTGGTCTTCATTCCTGCACAATTAAAGCGGATTGACCATGTTCAACACGCATACAAGTGTCAGGCATGTAGTCAGAAGAATCTAAGCGATAAGATTATCAAGGCTCCTGTTCCTAAGGCACCTTTGGCACACAGCTTGGGTTCAGCCTCTATCATCGCTCACACCATTCACCAGAAATTCAATCTGAAGGTACCCAATTACCGTCAGGAAGAGGACTGGCATAAACTTGGCCTGCCCATCAGTCGGAAGGAAATAGCCAACTGGCACATCAAGTCTAGTCAGTATTATTTCGAGCCGATTTATAACCTGTTGCACGAGAAATTGTTGGAGCAGCCTATTCTTCATGCGGATGAGACTTCCTACAAGGTCTTAGAAAATGATAGCCAGTTGACCTACTACTGGACTTTCTTGTCTGGGAAACATGAGAAAAATGGAATTACCCTCTATCATCATGACAAACGACGGAGCGGCTTAGTTGTGGAGGAGTTTCTTGGGGACTATGCGGGCTACGTTCATTGTGACATGTGGAGTGCTTATCGTCAATTAGACAAGGCTCAGCTCGTTGGCTGTTGGGCTCATGTTAGACGAAAATTTTTTGAGGCGACTCCTAAGAAGACAGATAATACTTCTTTAGGAGCCAAGGGATTAGCCTATTGCGACCGCCTGTTTGCCTTGGAGAGTGACTGGGCTGACCTGTCTACTGAGGAACGGCTACATAAACGGCAGACAGAGTTAACTCCCTTGATGGACGAGTTCTTTTATTGGTGCCGTGAACAGGCTGTCTTGCCAGCTTCCAAATTGGGTACTGCAATAGAGTATAGCCTCAAATACGAAACCACCTTCCGAGCCGTTCTCTCGGACGGTGACCTAGTCCTGTCCAACAATATGGCTGAGAGGGCTATGAAGACCTTGGTGATGGGCAGAAAAAATTGGCTTTTTTCTCAGAGCTTTGAGGGAGCCAAGTCGACAGCTGTCATTTTGAGTCTTTTAGAAACAGCTAAGCGACACGGACTTGATGCAGAAAAATATATGACCTATCTTCTAGAACACTTACCTAATGAGGAGTCGCTCGCAAAAAAGGAGGTTTTAGAAGCCTATTTGCCATGGGATAAAAATATTAAGAGAGCTTGTAAATAG
- the purD gene encoding phosphoribosylamine--glycine ligase codes for MKLLVVGSGGREHAIAKKLLESEQVEQVFVAPGNDGMTLDGIKLVNIGISEHSALINFAKENDIAWTFVGPDDALAAGIVDDFEQAGLKAFGPSRLAAELEWSKDFAKQIMVKYGIPTAAFGTFSNFEEAKAYIQEQGAPIVVKADGLALGKGVVVAETVEQAVEAAREMLLDNKFGDSGARVVIEEFLAGEEFSLFTLVNGDQFYILPPAQDHKRAFDGDQGPNTGGMGAYAPVPHLPQSVVDTAIDTIVKPILDGMIAEERSYLGVLYAGLILTDQGPKVIEFNARFGDPETQIILPRLTSDFAQNIDDILHKRPTQLTWLDSGVTLGVVVASNGYPLDYEKGVELPEKTKGDITTYYAGARFADNSRALLSNGGRVYMLVTTADTVQEAQEKIYSELKNQDTTGLFYRTDIGSKAVK; via the coding sequence ATGAAACTTTTGGTTGTTGGGTCTGGTGGTCGTGAACATGCTATCGCAAAGAAATTGTTAGAGTCTGAGCAGGTAGAACAGGTTTTTGTTGCTCCTGGAAATGACGGAATGACTTTAGATGGTATCAAGTTAGTCAATATCGGAATTTCCGAACATTCTGCTCTAATCAACTTTGCTAAGGAAAATGACATTGCCTGGACTTTTGTTGGTCCAGACGATGCTCTGGCAGCAGGTATCGTTGATGATTTTGAACAGGCGGGACTAAAAGCTTTTGGTCCCAGTCGTCTAGCCGCGGAGCTGGAGTGGTCAAAAGACTTTGCCAAACAAATCATGGTCAAATACGGCATTCCAACAGCAGCCTTTGGCACATTTTCCAACTTCGAAGAAGCCAAAGCCTACATCCAAGAGCAGGGCGCACCCATCGTGGTCAAGGCGGACGGCTTGGCACTGGGCAAGGGTGTAGTCGTGGCGGAAACCGTCGAGCAGGCGGTCGAAGCGGCACGGGAGATGCTCTTGGACAACAAGTTCGGCGACTCAGGTGCCCGCGTGGTCATCGAGGAGTTCTTGGCAGGCGAGGAGTTTTCCCTCTTTACCCTGGTCAACGGCGACCAGTTTTATATCCTGCCGCCAGCCCAGGACCACAAGCGTGCCTTTGACGGCGACCAAGGTCCAAATACAGGCGGTATGGGGGCTTACGCTCCTGTTCCCCACCTGCCTCAAAGCGTGGTGGACACAGCGATTGACACCATTGTCAAGCCTATTCTGGATGGCATGATTGCGGAAGAGCGATCTTATCTGGGCGTGCTCTATGCTGGCTTGATTCTGACCGACCAAGGTCCCAAGGTCATCGAGTTCAACGCCCGTTTTGGCGACCCAGAAACCCAGATTATCCTGCCTCGCCTGACCTCTGACTTTGCTCAGAACATCGACGACATCCTCCATAAACGCCCGACACAGCTGACTTGGCTGGATAGTGGCGTGACGCTGGGCGTAGTCGTGGCTTCAAACGGCTACCCTCTGGACTATGAGAAAGGCGTAGAGTTGCCAGAAAAGACAAAGGGCGACATCACGACCTACTATGCAGGGGCTCGTTTTGCGGACAATAGCAGAGCACTGCTCTCAAACGGCGGTCGGGTCTATATGTTGGTCACCACAGCAGACACCGTCCAAGAAGCCCAAGAAAAAATTTACTCGGAGCTGAAAAATCAGGATACGACAGGCCTCTTTTATCGGACAGATATTGGAAGTAAGGCCGTGAAATAA
- the purE gene encoding 5-(carboxyamino)imidazole ribonucleotide mutase, with protein MNIPISIIMGSSSDWKTMKKAADVLDKFGVAYEKKVVSAHRTPDLMFRHAEEARGRGIKVIIAGAGGAAHLPGMVAAKTTLPVIGVPVQSRALSGVDSLYSIVQMPGGVPVATMAIGEAGATNAALTALRILSIEDPTIAAQLADFAKEQEKIAEAMTDDLI; from the coding sequence ATGAACATTCCAATTTCCATCATCATGGGTTCTAGTTCTGACTGGAAAACCATGAAAAAAGCAGCCGATGTGCTGGACAAATTTGGCGTAGCCTATGAAAAGAAAGTAGTATCTGCCCACCGCACGCCAGACCTCATGTTCCGTCATGCCGAAGAAGCTCGTGGCCGTGGCATCAAGGTTATTATCGCAGGAGCGGGCGGTGCGGCTCATTTGCCAGGTATGGTAGCAGCCAAGACCACCCTGCCTGTCATCGGTGTCCCTGTCCAATCTCGTGCCCTTAGCGGTGTGGATTCCCTCTATTCTATCGTGCAGATGCCAGGCGGCGTGCCTGTTGCGACCATGGCGATCGGTGAAGCAGGTGCCACCAACGCAGCCCTGACAGCTCTCCGCATTCTCTCCATTGAAGACCCAACTATTGCAGCTCAGCTGGCAGATTTTGCCAAGGAACAGGAAAAAATTGCGGAGGCGATGACAGATGACCTCATCTAA
- the purK gene encoding 5-(carboxyamino)imidazole ribonucleotide synthase produces MTSSKTIGIIGGGQLGQMMAISAIYMGHKVITLDPAADCPASKVSEVIVAPYHDVAALKQLAERCHVLTYEFENVDADGLDAVIKDGQLPQGTDLLRISQNRIFEKDFLAKKAGVQVAPYKVVTSSLDLEGLDLSKNYVLKTATGGYDGHGQKVIREEADLVEASQLANSAECVLEEFVNFDLEISVLVSGNGSDYTVFPVQENIHRNNILYKTIVPARISDELAEKAKNMALQIADKLHLAGTLCVEMFVAGQDILVNEIAPRPHNSGHYSIEACDFSQFDTHILGVLGQPLPSINLHAPAVMLNVLGQHMEQAQNYVAENPSAHLHLYGKIEAKHNRKMGHVTVLGEDADSVEEF; encoded by the coding sequence ATGACCTCATCTAAGACAATCGGAATTATCGGCGGCGGTCAGCTAGGGCAGATGATGGCTATTTCCGCTATTTACATGGGCCACAAGGTCATCACGCTGGATCCCGCGGCGGACTGTCCAGCCTCCAAGGTCAGCGAGGTTATTGTCGCTCCCTATCACGATGTGGCGGCCCTCAAACAGTTGGCGGAGCGGTGCCATGTCCTGACCTACGAGTTTGAAAATGTCGATGCCGACGGACTGGATGCGGTCATCAAGGACGGTCAGCTCCCTCAAGGGACAGACCTGCTCCGCATTTCCCAGAACCGCATTTTTGAGAAGGATTTTTTGGCGAAAAAAGCTGGCGTGCAAGTCGCCCCCTACAAAGTCGTCACATCTAGCCTAGACCTAGAAGGTCTGGATCTCAGCAAAAACTACGTTTTGAAAACAGCTACTGGGGGCTATGACGGACATGGTCAGAAGGTCATTCGAGAAGAGGCGGACTTGGTAGAGGCTAGTCAGCTAGCCAACTCTGCCGAGTGTGTATTGGAAGAGTTTGTGAATTTCGACCTAGAAATCTCCGTCCTTGTGTCTGGCAATGGCTCCGACTACACCGTCTTTCCTGTGCAGGAAAATATCCACCGCAATAATATTCTTTACAAGACCATTGTGCCTGCTCGTATTTCAGATGAACTAGCTGAAAAAGCCAAAAACATGGCCCTGCAAATCGCAGACAAGCTCCATTTAGCAGGCACCCTCTGCGTTGAAATGTTTGTGGCAGGGCAAGATATTCTGGTTAACGAAATCGCCCCTCGACCACATAATTCAGGACATTATTCCATTGAAGCCTGCGATTTTTCACAGTTTGACACCCATATCTTGGGTGTGCTAGGACAACCATTACCATCCATCAACCTCCATGCCCCAGCCGTTATGCTCAACGTCCTCGGCCAACACATGGAACAAGCCCAAAACTACGTCGCAGAAAAC